One Pantoea eucalypti genomic region harbors:
- a CDS encoding 4'-phosphopantetheinyl transferase family protein, whose amino-acid sequence MRYPDLPLPPVPGGFILSSHLNHSDYLLAVSRFDPQKYHDVLAVEWGIPLPARLQQAVTKRRAEYLASRLLVRSVMTELGIADFILTNASDRSPCWPAGVQASLSHSAGVVVVAATRQRCAVGVDVEQLMSETTAQETAELLMNAQEQQLLQTLPVSFSTAATLLFSLKESLYKALWPQLHQPMDFLDAALVSVDFAQQRATLQLAQDFGGCFAMGTLLEAEFMWRDNQVITLIMHRL is encoded by the coding sequence ATGCGCTATCCCGACCTGCCGCTGCCGCCTGTTCCAGGCGGCTTTATTCTTTCCAGCCACCTGAACCACAGCGATTATTTGCTGGCGGTGAGTCGCTTTGACCCGCAAAAGTATCATGACGTGCTGGCTGTCGAATGGGGTATTCCCTTACCCGCCCGACTGCAGCAGGCTGTCACTAAACGGCGTGCTGAATACCTCGCCAGCCGTTTACTGGTCCGGTCGGTAATGACAGAGCTGGGCATTGCTGATTTCATCCTGACCAACGCATCCGATCGCTCCCCCTGCTGGCCCGCTGGCGTTCAGGCGTCGCTGTCGCACAGTGCCGGTGTCGTCGTGGTAGCGGCAACCCGGCAACGCTGTGCGGTTGGCGTCGATGTTGAGCAGTTGATGTCAGAGACGACGGCGCAGGAAACGGCAGAGTTGTTGATGAATGCGCAGGAACAGCAACTGTTGCAGACGCTGCCCGTCTCCTTCAGCACTGCCGCGACGCTGCTCTTCTCTCTCAAAGAGAGCCTTTATAAAGCGCTGTGGCCACAACTGCATCAGCCGATGGATTTTCTGGATGCTGCACTGGTGTCGGTAGATTTCGCGCAGCAGCGCGCGACGCTGCAACTGGCTCAGGACTTCGGTGGCTGTTTTGCGATGGGGACGTTACTGGAGGCGGAGTTTATGTGGCGCGATAATCAGGTGATCACGCTGATTATGCATCGGCTTTAA